Below is a window of Terriglobia bacterium DNA.
AGTAAGCCACCATTGCAACTAACGAGAAGGGATATCGCATATGAAGACTAAACTTGCGGTTCTTGTGCTAGTAGCGTTTGCCGCGCCGATATTGATAGCGCAGTCGGTGCGCGCCGCCGAAAAGGTTTCGCCGGCTCCTTCACCGGGAATGTCGAGTTCACTTCCGCGTCCCGATTTTCATTTCCCAGGTAACGTCGGCCGCACGTTCGAGGACTCTGACCCGCCAATTTTTCCAAAGGTTGTGCGTCCACCCCAAGGCGCGCCAAACGTCTTGCTGATCCTGATCGATGACGCGGGCTTTGGTCAGTTCAGCACGTTCGGCGGCGGTGTACCGTCGCCTAATATTGACAAACTGGCGGCCCAGGGCCTGCGCTATACGCGCTTCCACACCACCGCGTTGTGTTCGCCGACACGCGCGGCGCTACTAACGGGCCGCGATCATCATGTGGCTGGAACCGGCGTAATCACCGAACTTGCCACCGGCTACGACGGCTATACTGGTATCATTCCGAAGAGCGCGGGGACCGTTTCGGAAATACTCAGGCAGAACGGCTACGCAACCGCATGGATCGGTAAGAATCACAATACGCCGGCATGGGAAACGAGCGAAGTTGGCCCGTTCGATCACTGGCCAAGCGGACTTGGGTTCGATTATTTCTACGGTTTCAACTCCGGCGACACGAGCCAGTACGAGCCCGTTCTCTTTGAAAACAAGAACCGCGTCCCGCGCTCGACCGATCCGAATTATCACTTATCACACGACCTCGCGGACCACGCTATCGCCTGGATGCAGCGCGAAAAGGCAATCGATCCGGGGCGGCCTTTCTTTCTTTACGTAGCGCCGGGGGCCACTCATGCCCCGCACCACGCGCCCAAAGAATGGATCGACAGATTCAAAGGCCAGTTTGATTCGGGATGGGACCGCTATCGCGAGCAGACTTTGGAACGACAAAAAAAGCTCGGCGTTGTTCCGGCAGACACGAAGCTCACCGTCCGGCCTGAGAGTCTGGCGGCGTGGGATTCACTGAGCGCCGATCAGAAGCGGCTCTATGCGCGGATGATGGAAGTCTTCGCCGGCTTCGGCGCGCACACTGATTATGAAATGGGACGCATCCTTGAAGCGGTTCGGGCGCTTCCCGATGCCGATAACACGCTCATCATTTATATCCTGG
It encodes the following:
- a CDS encoding arylsulfatase codes for the protein MSSSLPRPDFHFPGNVGRTFEDSDPPIFPKVVRPPQGAPNVLLILIDDAGFGQFSTFGGGVPSPNIDKLAAQGLRYTRFHTTALCSPTRAALLTGRDHHVAGTGVITELATGYDGYTGIIPKSAGTVSEILRQNGYATAWIGKNHNTPAWETSEVGPFDHWPSGLGFDYFYGFNSGDTSQYEPVLFENKNRVPRSTDPNYHLSHDLADHAIAWMQREKAIDPGRPFFLYVAPGATHAPHHAPKEWIDRFKGQFDSGWDRYREQTLERQKKLGVVPADTKLTVRPESLAAWDSLSADQKRLYARMMEVFAGFGAHTDYEMGRILEAVRALPDADNTLIIYILGDNGSSAEGGLDGITNEIAAFNGVFEPIEGALKVIDELGGPKYYNHFPAAWAHAMDTPFQWTKQIASHFGGTRNPMVISWPAKIKEKGGVRTQFHHITDIMPTILEVAGIRAPDTLNGAPQKQIEGVSMVYTFNDAKAPERRKSQIFELVSNRAMYQNGWMASSIAYL